One Mycolicibacterium fortuitum subsp. fortuitum genomic window carries:
- the narJ gene encoding nitrate reductase molybdenum cofactor assembly chaperone produces the protein MKLLTLGRRTGTGSALSERQQRLVWRIAALLLDYPTPATADLVDQLAAAAAELPDSARVPLTEFLHRFGETDPMRRASIYVETFDMQRRSSLHLTYYAYGDTRKRGMALLRFKHAYRQAGLEVGDLENGELPDYLPMVLEFAATVDQVQGERLLAEHVPVLELLRLSLQDNGSYYTGLLAAILATLPPVNSADRRRIAQLAAEGPPDEDVGLEPFAMDPMASGGRL, from the coding sequence ATGAAGCTACTCACCCTCGGTCGCAGAACAGGCACAGGTTCCGCCCTGTCCGAGCGCCAGCAGCGTCTGGTGTGGCGCATCGCCGCGCTGTTGCTCGACTACCCGACGCCCGCGACGGCCGATCTCGTTGACCAACTTGCCGCTGCCGCAGCGGAACTGCCGGACTCGGCGCGTGTGCCGCTGACGGAGTTCCTCCACCGGTTCGGGGAAACGGACCCGATGCGACGCGCGTCGATCTATGTCGAGACGTTCGATATGCAGCGGCGCAGCAGCCTGCATCTGACCTACTATGCCTACGGGGACACCCGCAAGCGCGGTATGGCCCTGTTGCGGTTCAAGCACGCCTACCGCCAGGCTGGCCTGGAGGTCGGTGACCTGGAGAACGGCGAGCTGCCCGACTACCTGCCGATGGTGCTCGAGTTCGCCGCGACGGTCGATCAAGTCCAAGGTGAGCGCCTGCTGGCCGAGCATGTCCCGGTGCTCGAACTACTGCGGCTCTCCCTGCAGGACAACGGGTCCTACTACACCGGGTTGCTGGCCGCGATCCTGGCCACGCTGCCGCCGGTGAACAGCGCCGACCGCCGCCGCATCGCCCAACTCGCCGCCGAGGGCCCGCCCGACGAAGATGTCGGTCTCGAGCCGTTTGCGATGGACCCAATGGCTTCAGGAGGAAGGCTATGA